One genomic window of Fusarium fujikuroi IMI 58289 draft genome, chromosome FFUJ_chr01 includes the following:
- a CDS encoding related to diacylglycerol acyltransferase type 2a — MSNTVVDSDVPLINGARPYNAIEKVTTIPNPENEHQVEPSHLQNGEAVEARDPERPQLPDRDFESSISTSNADFDDLILSTNGAPDDELNGGAPSGTPNGTGKSYAAAAAAAEADQRGGKEEDPSNAEKSYADVVADRDVDNNSRHGQWSYPELPITAHPKNIKTGSWRAGGIRFAPLRVPMRRRLQTAAVLFHCMSIATFVSAFWLICANPLAWPIIIIYLIHLALSTAGTNGNLTYRSEWVRSLKLWKLFTGYFPMKLHKTHELPTDRKYILGYHPHGIISHGAFAAFGTNALGFRELFPGITNTLLTLDSNFRLPFYRDYIMLHGLQSVSKESIWNLLSKGGPSNDGRGRAVTIVVGGARESLEAQPGSLRLILKSRKGFVKMALRTGADLVPVIGFGENDLYDQLSPKTHPLVHRIQMIFLKVFKFTVPALHGRGVLNYDVGLMPYRRPVNIVIGRPIRVDKSHGPQPGQQDIDELHERYVQEIEKLWDAYKDQFAADRKAEMEIFA; from the exons ATGTCGAACACTGTGGTTGACAGTGATGTACCCCTCATTAACG GGGCCCGTCCTTACAATGCAATCGAGAAAGTGACAACAATTCCTAATCCGGAAAACGAGCACCAGGTCGAGCCGTCCCATTTGCAGAATggagaggctgttgaggct AGAGATCCGGAGCGCCCACAGCTGCCTGATCGTGATTTCGAGTCGAGTATCTCTACCAGCAACGCCGACTTTGACGATCTGATACTTTCTACAAACGGTGCGCCTGATGACGAGCTGAATGGAGGAGCCCCGAGCGGAACTCCCAATGGTACTGGAAAGAGctatgcagcagcagcagcagcagcagaggcGGACCAGAGAGgcggcaaagaagaagatccaagCAATGCTGAAAAGAGTTACGCCGATGTTGTCGCCGACAGAGACGTGGATAACAACAGCAGACATGGCCAATGGTCCTATCCCGAGCTCCCCATTACCGCTCATCCTAAAAATATCAAGACGGGGAGCTGGCGCGCGGGAGGCATTCGTTTCGCGCCATTGCGAGTGCCCATGAGGCGACGGCTACAGACTGCAGCAGTCTTGTTTCATTGCATGTCTATTGCCACATTTGTCTCAGCCTTTTGGTTGATCTGCGCCAATCCGCTCGCTTGGCCTATCATTATAATCTATCTGATCCATCTTGCTCTTTCAACTGCAGGAACCAATGGTAACCTGACATACCGCTCAGAATGGGTACGAagcctcaagctctggaAGCTCTTCACTGGATACTTCCCCATGAAGCTGCACAAGACGCATGAACTACCGACCGATAGGAAATACATCCTCGGGTACCATCCACACGGCATCATTTCCCATGGCGCCTTCGCCGCCTTTGGCACTAATGCTCTTGGGTTTCGCGAACTGTTCCCTGGAATCACCAACACGCTCCTCACTCTCGACTCCAACTTCCGTCTCCCCTTCTACCGCGATTATATCATGCTTCACGGTCTCCAGTCAGTCTCCAAGGAATCGATATGGAATCTTCTCTCAAAGGGCGGTCCTAGCAATGATGGCCGAGGCCGCGCTGTTACCATTGTTGTCGGCGGTGCCCGTGAATCGCTCGAGGCCCAACCAGGAAGCCTTCGGTTGATCCTCAAGAGCCGAAAAGGGTTTGTCAAGATGGCACTTCGTACCGGAGCCGATCTAGTTCCTGTCATTGGATTTGGAGAAAACGATCTTTACGACCAGCTGAGCCCTAAGACACACCCCCTTGTGCACCGAATCCAGATGATATTTCTCAAGGTTTTCAAGTTTACCGTGCCAGCTCTCCACGGCCGCGGTGTGCTGAACTATGATGTTGGTCTCATGCCTTACCGTCGGCCCGTCAACATTGTTATCGGACGGCCGATCCGCGTTGACAAGTCTCATGGACCTCAACCAGGCCAACAGGACATTGATGAGCTGCATGAACGTTATGTTCAGGAAATTGAGAAGTTGTGGGATGCATACAAGGATCAGTTTGCTGCCGATCGCAAGGCCGAGATGGAAATCTTTGCCTAA
- a CDS encoding probable enolase (2-phosphoglycerate dehydratase), producing the protein MAVKKVFARSVYDSRGNPTVEVDVVTETGLHRAIVPSGASTGQHEACELRDGDKSKWGGKGVTKAVENVNTVIAPALIEKNLDVKDQSAVDAFLNELDGTPNKTKLGANAILGVSLAVAKAGAAEKGVPLYAHVSDLAGTKKPYVLPVPFMNVLNGGSHAGGRLAFQEFMIVPTEAPTFTEAMRQGAEVYQALKGLAKKRYGQSAGNVGDEGGVAPDIQTAEEALELITDAIEQVGYTGKIKIAMDVASSEFYKVEEKKYDLDFKNPESDPTKWITYEELANLYSELCKKYPIVSIEDPFAEDDWEAWSYFSKTQDIQIVGDDLTVTNPLRIKKAIELKSCNALLLKVNQIGTLTESIQAAKDSYADGWGVMVSHRSGETEDVTIADIAVGLRAGEIKTGAPARSERLAKLNQILRIEEELGDQAIYPGANFRKSVNL; encoded by the exons ATGGCTGTCAAGAAGGTCTTCGCCCGCTCCGTCTACGACTCCCGTGGAAACCCTACCGTCGAGGTTGACGTCGTCACCGAGACTGGCCTCCACCGTGCCATCGTTCCCTCCGGTGCCTCTACCG GTCAGCACGAGGCTTGCGAGCTCCGAGATGGCGACAAGTCCAAGTGGGGTGGCAAGGGTGTCACCAAGGCCGTCGAGAACGTGAACACCGTCATTGCTCCCGCTCTTATCGAGAAGAACCTCGATGTCAAGGACCAGTCCGCTGTCGATGCTTTCCTTAATGAGCTCGATGGTACTcccaacaagaccaagcttGGTGCCAACGCTATTCTCGGTGTATCTCTGGCCGtcgccaaggctggtgctgctgagaag GGCGTTCCTCTGTACGCTCACGTCTCCGACCTCGCCGGAACCAAGAAGCCTTACGTCCTCCCCGTTCCCTTCATGAATGTCCTCAACGGTGGCTCCCACGCCGGTGGCCGTCTCGCTTTCCAAGAGTTCATGATCGTTCCTAC TGAGGCGCCCACTTTCACCGAGGCCATGCGCCAGGGTGCTGAAGTCTACCAGGCCCTCAAGGGCCTAGCCAAGAAGCGATATGGCCAATCCGCTGGCAACGTGGGTGACGAGGGTGGTGTTGCTCCCGATATCCAGACTGCCGAGGAGGCCCTTGAGCTTATCACCGATGCTATTGAGCAGGTTGGCTACAccggcaagatcaagatcgccATGGATGTCGCCTCTAGCGAGTTCTacaaggtcgaggagaagaagtacgATCTTGACTTCAAGAACCCCGAGTCTGACCCCACCAAGTGGATTACATACGAGGAGCTCGCCAACCTGTACTCCGAGCTCTGCAAGAAGTATCCTATCGTCTCCATTGAAGACCCCTTCGCCGAGGACGACTGGGAGGCCTGGAGCTACTTCTCCAAGACCCAGGACATCCAGATTGTTGGCGATGACCTGACTGTCACCAACCCTCTGCGAATCAAGAAGGCCATCGAGCTCAAGTCTTGCAAcgcccttcttctcaaggtcaaccAGATTGGTACTCTGACCGAGTCCATCCAGGCTGCCAAGGACTCCTACGCTGATGGCTGGGGTGTCATGGTCTCTCACCGATCCGGCGAGACCGAGGATGTCACCATTGCTGACATTGCTGTTGGTCTCCGTGCCGGTGAGATCAAGACCGGTGCCCCTGCCCGATCTGAGCGTCTCGCCAAGCTCAACCAGATTCTCCGaattgaggaggagcttggtgaCCAGGCTATTTACCCTGGTGCTAACTTCCGCAAGTCTGTTAACCTGTAA
- a CDS encoding probable mitotic checkpoint serine/threonine protein kinase encodes MSASGDLIDFDLIEGQKENIQSLPGGRSAKKLAELYSPSPLHKLSTPTPSDTRNVNDCIRAEFEQEVENIAESDDPLDVFERYVRWTLDAYPSAQATPQSQLHTLLERATKTFIGSAQYKNDPRYLKLWVHYIHFFSDTPRETYMFLSRHGIGESLALFYEEYAAWLEGANRWAQAEEVYKLGIDREARPVQRLIRKFKEFEQRVAQQPDVMNEPSSPALPTMRPALAAKVDPFAAARAADPQAARPSSGGAGKPSKSKLAIFSDADAQPSAMSSMSAGSKGWDSIGSLADRRKENAVEAKPWAGETLPAGGKKSTAPKMSVFRDPSLSQIQNIVVVPSKHQISVHPQTGKKERVFVDLAAIYPTPEEIGTELSFEEIMAAGRGWLDHCWEDEIFDENLVPEPVIPLEIEEISKGAGERLLIHQDPVGKLAIHKDTVGKLIIHQDSSTKLVVHKDTVQYDENGKAVEQHRGPRGKKKKMIEVNETQIIKAKLDSPSRPKLKKKNTSEPTMTLHTKAATDDIYDIFNAPLKPAGQEEEDEESADDDDYESDDNYTTDAESTVTARHIEPSEAGDDENDETSDVKSVSEWSDFSTRRHIPHIDGEDAGDEGTERNETRGSDLIDTGTPGPDQESSEAFDNTDQQMRTGEEQNDDAEELETPLFEDFPPTARTTFVPIPPEDYEPPTRPFRDPAEVANNRLPFMTPITERTEVSLDVTVERRGYKTPSKKDNSPTIDEEDEGSSDSEPLSSPLREMVNDPIPLPKMSAPLAPKSIGPLGKAIPPKPLAPKGPIIKDAQCNPVDESVRSEIISRMLPPLSSYSGFYDHRHEKYERGAEIRKFAKALAKANKSGDNKAGPVTAPVVIELPGTPSTYTIKKELGAGAFAPVYLVENSAPEADENDENAIPTMGKGAFAVSHRSDIEALKMENPPTPWEFHMMRLAHTRLGPQHRASASLSYAHEMHLFQDEAFLFLPYHPHGTLLDVVNFFRAEPSAVMDEQLAMFFTIELLRTVEALHSKSILHGDLKADNCLLRLDALSDDESLTAQWKADGSGGWSSRGVVLIDFGRGIDMRAFVPEVEFIADWKTSAQDCAEMREGRPWTWQIDYHGLAGTIHTLLFGKYIETIRCDQGGLGKSGRRYKIRESLKRYWQTELWSDCFELLLNPGAAATAGGEDGGKMPVLKSMRSVRGRMETWLGANCERGVGLKSVMGRLEATFGKNRK; translated from the exons ATGTCAGCTTCAGGAGATCTGATTGACTTCGACTTGATCGAAGGACAGAAAGAAAATATTCAGTCTTTACCAGGTGGTCGTTCAGCTAAGAAGCTAGCTGAGCTCTACTCCCCATCACCACTTCATAAACTGTCTACGCCAACCCCTTCGGACACGCGCAATGTCAACGACTGCATTCGCGCCGAATTCGAACAGGAAGTTGAAAACATCGCCGAGTCAGACGATCCTCTTGACGTTTTTGAACGTTATGTTCGATGGACCCTAGACGCCTATCCCTCAGCGCAAGCAACACCACAATCACAACTGCATACCCTTCTCGAGCGTGCAACAAAAACCTTCATTGGTTCAGCGCAATACAAGAACGACCCTCGATATCTCAAACTCTGGGTTCACTAcatccacttcttctccGACACCCCGCGCGAGACGTACATGTTCTTGTCGCGACATGGGATAGGAGAGTCCCTCGCATTATTTTATGAAGAATATGCTGCTTGGCTTGAGGGAGCGAATAGATGGGCACAAGCCGAAGAAGTGTACAAGCTGGGTATTGACCGCGAGGCTCGACCTGTTCAGCGACTGATTCGCAAGTTCAAGGAGTTCGAGCAGCGTGTCGCCCAGCAGCCGGATGTCATGAACGAACCCTCATCCCCAGCATTACCTACCATGCGGCCGGCTCTTGCTGCTAAAGTTGACCCCTTTGCTGCTGCGCGAGCAGCAGATCCTCAGGCGGCAAGACCTTCGAGTGGTGGGGCCGGCAAAccctccaagtccaagctgGCAATCTTTTCTGATGCAGACGCCCAACCTTCTGCCATGTCATCAATGAGTGCGGGCTCAAAAGGGTGGGACAGCATCGGTTCATTGGCAGACCGAAGAAAAGAGAATGCGGTGGAAGCCAAACCCTGGGCGGGTGAGACACTGCCAGCTGGTGGCAAGAAGAGTACGGCTCCTAAGATGTCAGTGTTTAGGGATCCG TCTCTTTCGCAAATACAGAATATCGTGGTTGTTCCATCGAAGCATCAAATTTCCGTCCATCCGCAAACTGGAAAGAAAGAGCGTGTTTTTGTTGACCTTGCTGCTATCTACCCAACTCCTGAAGAGATTGGCACGGAGCTTAGTTTCGAGGAGATTATGGCTGCTGGCCGAGGCTGGCTCGACCACTGTTGGGAAGATGAAATATTTGACGAGAACCTCGTTCCTGAGCCTGTCATCCCCCTCGAGATCGAGGAAATCAGCAAAGGAGCAGGGGAGAGGCTACTGATCCATCAAGACCCTGTGGGCAAGCTGGCCATTCACAAAGACACAGTTGGGAAGTTAATTATCCATCAGGATTCTTCCACCAAGTTGGTGGTTCACAAGGACACTGTGCAgtatgatgagaatggcaaggcTGTCGAGCAACATCGAGGGCCACGtggtaagaagaagaaaatgataGAGGTCAACGAGACCCAGATCA TTAAAGCAAAGCTTGACTCGCCATCCAGACCAAAGctcaaaaagaaaaacacctCTGAGCCTACTATGACACTTCATACTAAGGCTGCCACTGATGATATTTATGATATTTTCAACGCACCCCTGAAGCCTGCTggacaggaagaagaggatgaagagagcgCAGATGATGACGATTATGAGAGTGATGATAATTATACTACGGATGCAGAAAGCACAGTCACCGCAAGGCATATAGAGCCCAGTGAGGCCGGCGACGATGAGAACGATGAGACGTCTGATGTTAAGAGTGTTAGTGAATGGTCTGACTTTTCAACTCGAAGACACATTCCTCACATTGATGGGGAGGATGCTGGTGACGAAGGCACTGAACGAAATGAGACACGAGGATCCGACTTGATCGATACAGGTACCCCAGGACCTGATCAGGAGTCATCTGAAGCTTTCGACAACACTGACCAACAAATGAGAACTGGAGAAGAGCAAAATGACGATGCCGAGGAGCTTGAAACTCCATTGTTTGAAGATTTCCCTCCTACAGCTCGTACAACATTCGTTCCTATCCCACCTGAAGACTACGAGCCCCCAACTCGGCCATTTAGGGATCCGGCCGAGGTGGCTAACAACCGACTGCCCTTTATGACTCCCATCACTGAGAGGACTGAAGTGTCTCTGGATGTAACTGTGGAGCGCCGTGGATACAAGACACCGTCTAAGAAGGATAATTCTCCGACtattgatgaagaggacgaggggAGTTCAGATTCAGAACCTCTAAGCAGCCCTCTTCGAGAGATGGTCAACGATCCTATTCCACTCCCCAAGATGTCCGCACCTCTTGCTCCAAAATCCATTGGGCCTTTGGGCAAAGCAATCCCTCCTAAGCCTCTTGCTCCAAAGGGCCCCATTATCAAAGATGCTCAGTGTAACCCTGTGGATGAGTCAGTTCGTTCTGAGATCATCTCTAGGATGCTGCCCCCATTGAGTTCGTATTCTGGCTTCTATGACCATCGGCATGAGAAATACGAGCGAGGGGCTGAGATCCGCAAGTTTGCCAAGGCCCTGGCTAAGGCAAACAAGTCAGGCGATAATAAAGCGGGACCTGTTACTGCTCCTGTAGTAATTGAGCTCCCTGGCACTCCTTCTACCTACACAATCAAGAAAGAGCTTGGTGCTGGAGCATTCGCACCAGTTTATCTTGTTGAGAACTCGGCTCCAGAAGCTGACGAGAACGATGAGAACGCAATACCTACCATGGGCAAGGGTGCTTTCGCAGTAAGCCATCGCAGTGACATCGAGGCTTTAAAGATGGAGAACCCACCTACACCATGGGAGTTTCATATGATGCGTCTGGCTCACACTCGTTTGGGCCCTCAGCATCGTGCTTCTGCCTCCTTGTCGTATGCGCATGAGATGCACCTCTTCCAAGATGAAGCGTTTCTTTTCCTGCCTTACCATCCCCATGGCACCCTTTTAGATGTTGTCAACTTCTTCCGAGCTGAACCTTCTGCCGTCATGGATGAGCAGCTGGCAATGTTTTTTACTATCGAGCTTCTGCGAACCGTTGAGGCTCTTCACTCCAAGAGTATTCTGCACGGAGATCTCAAAGCCGACAATTGCCTGCTACGTTTGGACGCACTCTCTGATGACGAGTCCCTGACAGCTCAGTGGAAGGCTGATGGGAGCGGTGGGTGGTCTTCGCGTGGAGTTGTGCTTATTGATTTTGGTCGCGGTATTGACATGCGCGCCTTTGTCCCCGAAGTTGAATTCATTGCCGACTGGAAAACCAGTGCTCAAGACTGCGCTGAGATGCGAGAGGGCCGCCCATGGACGTGGCAGATTGATTACCACGGCCTCGCTGGCACCATACACACACTCCTCTTTGGCAAGTACATCGAGACTATACGGTGTGACCAAGGTGGGCTCGGCAAGTCTGGTCGACGTTACAAGATCCGTGAGAGCCTCAAACGATACTGGCAGACTGAACTCTGGTCTGACTGTTTCGAGCTTCTGCTGAACCCTGGAGCTGCTGCAACCGCTGGGGGCGAGGATGGTGGCAAGATGCCTGTGCTTAAGTCGATGAGGAGTGTCAGGGGAAGGATGGAAACCTGGTTAGGGGCCAACTGTGAGAGAGGTGTTGGACTCAAGAGTGTCATGGGCAGGCTTGAAGCTACCTTTGGCAAGAATCGCAAGTAG
- a CDS encoding probable AP endonuclease, protein MARTSLRKKQAVSYNEDPDDDEMPQVTKAVAAATKVIQKTKGAVTKTVTAKSASVKTATKRKASPEPEIASRAPTAKTTKKRKTKAKDDDAKPLADRTDVSSLKPTMNIGAHVSAAGGVQNSVTNAVHIGANAFALFLKSQRKWTNPPLDHEAKNQFISMCKEHSYSAGEHALPHGSYLVNLAQADEEKADQAYKSFLDDLERCEQLGIRLYNFHPGSTGGDARPAAIARIAAQLNKSHRATKTVITVLENMAGSGNVIGSTWEDLRDIIALVEDKSRVGVCIDTCHAFAAGYDLRTPEAFMNDSKAPFNSNRDLHANIGTGFLGLRAFHSIMNHAPFAGMPMVLETPIDRPGADGKSVEDKKVWANEIKLLERLVGMDAETKEFKDLEIELQAQGESERNKIQDQVDRKMAKDAKKGTKKGGKRKKKDDSDDESE, encoded by the exons ATGGCTCGTACGTCTCTGCGCAAAAAGCAGGCAGTTAGCTACAACGAAGAccccgacgacgacgagatgCCCCAGGTGACTAAGGCTGTAGCGGCTGCTACTAAGGTCATTCAGAAGACTAAGGGTGCAGTTACAAAGACCGTAACTGCAAAGTCTGCATCTGTAAAGACAGCAACGAAGCGGAAAGCCTCGCCCGAACCTGAGATAGCCTCCCGAGCTCCAACGGCAAAGACGACCAAGAAGCGCAAAACAAAGGCAAAGGACGATGATGCGAAACCATTGGCAGATAGAACGGACGTATCATCACTGAAACCTACCATGAACATTGGCGCTCACGTCAGTGCCGCAGGAG GAGTACAGAATTCCGTCACAAATGCTGTCCACATTGGCGCAAACGCTTTTGCACTTTTCCTCAAGTCACAAAGAAAATGGACGAACCCGCCTCTTGACcatgaagccaagaatcaATTCATCTCAATGTGCAAAGAACACAGTTATAGCGCAGGCGAACATGCCCTTCCCCATGGCTCATATCTCGTCAATCTAGCGCAggccgatgaggagaaggcggACCAAGCATATAAATCCTTTCTAGATGATCTAGAACGTTGCGAGCAGCTGGGGATTCGCTTGTACAACTTTCATCCTGGATCAACCGGGGGAGATGCTAGGCCAGCAGCCATTGCACGTATTGCCGCGCAGCTTAACAAGTCACACAGGGCCACCAAGACGGTGATTACAGTACTGGAAAACATGGCAGGCAGTGGAAATGTCATTGGATCAACCTGGGAGGATTTGAGGGACATCATTGCCCTGGTTGAGGATAAATCTAGAGTTGGTGTTTGCATTGACACCTGCCATGCCTTTGCAGCTGGCTATGACCTAAGAACACCAGAGGCATTCA TGAACGACAGCAAAGCCCCCTTCAATTCCAATAGAGATCTCCACGCCAACATCGGCACGGGCTTTCTCGGCCTCCGCGCCTTTCACAGCATCATGAACCATGCCCCTTTCGCGGGCATGCCTATGGTACTAGAGACGCCCATTGATCGGCCGGGTGCTGACGGGAAATCcgtcgaggacaagaaggtcTGGGCTAACGAGATCAAGCTCTTGGAGCGACTTGTTGGCATGGATGCGGAGACTAAGGAGTTCAAGGACCTTGAAATAGAGTTGCAGGCCCAGGGAGAGTCGGAAAGGAACAAGATACAGGATCAGGTTGATCGTAAAATGGCcaaggatgccaagaaggGGACTAAGAAGGGTGGGAAacggaagaagaaggatgattcTGACGACGAGAGCGAGTAG